The DNA window ACTGGGCCGTCTCGCGCTCCCGGTACTGGGGCACACCGCTGCCGCTGTGGCGCTGCGAGAACAAGCACGTCACGGCGATCGGCTCCCGCAAGGAACTGGGCGAACTGGCCGGTGCCGACCTGTCCCAGCTCGACCCGCACCGGCCGTACGTCGACTCGATCACGTTCGCGTGCCCGGACTGCGGCGCCACCGCGACGCGCGTGCCTGAAGTGATCGACGCGTGGTACGACAGCGGCGCGATGCCGTTCGCGCAGCTCGGTTACCCGCATGTGCCGGGCAGCGTGGAGCAGTTCGAGAAGACGTACCCGGCTCAGTACATCTGCGAGGCCATCGATCAGACGCGTGGCTGGTTCTACACGCTGATGGCGGTGGGCACCCTCGTCTTCGGCCGCTCCTCGTACGAGAACGTGGTCTGCCTCGGCCACATCCTCGCCGAGGACGGCCGCAAGATGAGCAAGCACCTCGGCAACATCTTGCTGCCGATTCCGCTGATGGACACGCACGGCGCGGACGCGGTGCGCTGGTTCATGGCCTGCTCCGGATCGCCCTGGTCACAGCGCCGGGTCGGTCCGGGCCCGCTCGACGAGATCGTCCGCAAGGTCCTGATGACGTACTGGAACACCGCGTCGTTCTTCACGCTGTACGCATCACACGCGGAGTGGAATCCGCAGAACGTGCACCCGGTCGGCGAGCGGCCGGTGCTGGACCGCTGGATCGTCGGTGAGGTGCACGCGCTGGTCGCCGCAGTCGACGATCGGATGCAGGACTACGACACGGCGAAGGCCGGCCGGCTGCTCGCCGACTTCATCGACGATCTGTCGAACTGGTACGTGCGCCGGTCGCGGCAGCGGTTCTGGGAGGGTGACCAGGACGCGCTGAGCACCCTCTACGAATGCCTGGAGATTCTGACCCGGCTGCTGGCGCCGTTCATCCCGTTCGTCACTGAGCAGGTCTGGCAGCAGGTCCTGCGGCCCGGCACCCCGGACGCGCCCGAGTCGGTGCACCTGGCGACCTGGCCGACGGCCGACGAGAACCTGATCGATGCGCAGCTGTCCGCGCAGGTCGCCACCTCGCGGGCGCTGGCCGAGTCGGGCCGGGCCGCGCGCAAGGCGAGCAGCCTGCGGATCCGGCAGCCGCTGAGCCGCGCCCTCGTCGGCCTGCCGGCCGACACGGTGCTGCCGCAGGAACTGCTCGACGACATCAGCGACGAGCTGAATGTGAAGTCACTGGAACGGCTCGACACCAACAACGAGATCATCGATGTGCACGTGAAGCCGAACTTCCGTGAACTCGGCAAGCGGTTCGGCAAGCGGACGCAGTTCGTCGCGAAGGCGATCACCGCCGCCGATCCTCGTGAGCTTGTCACGGCCGTACGCGATGGTGGTGTTTTCCATCTGACCGTCGATGACGAGCAGGTCGGCGTGGGACAGGACGACATTCTGGTCACCGAGGTGCCCCGGACCGGTTGGGTGGTGGAGTCGCAGCGTGGGGTGACTATCGCGCTGGACACCGACATCACGCCGGAGCTGGAGGCGGAAGGCACTGCCCGGGACGTCGTCCGCATCGTGCAGCAGTGCCGCCGGGACGCCGACCTTGACGTGTCCGACCGGATCACGCTGTCGATCGCCGGGCCCGAGGACGTGCTGGCCGCGGTCCGCGCGCACCAGGAGTTCATCGCGCACGAGACGCTCGCGGTGACGGTGAACCTGGTGAGCTCGCTGTCCGAGGGATTCCCCGGCACGGTCGGCAACGGTCGGGAGATCGTCGTGCACACACTGCGCGCCTAGCGAAAAATGGGGCGGAGGCGCCGGTTTCCGCCCCATTTTCGAGAATGAATGCGGTGCCGTCGAGCGGGTCGGAGCCGGCCGTCCGCGATGCAGCAACGCGCGGAGGTCACCGGGCGCGGCCAGAAGTGATCCGGCGAGTGCGGGATCAGTGGGATTGATCACTGCATGAGAAAACTGCCGATAGGCCCGGATGTTCGCCTGGTGGGGGCGAATGTCCGGGCCTCGGTCCAAGATCATTAGGTACATCGGCGCTCGGTTCCGATAACCTCACAGCACCCCATCCCTACTTCGCACCCTGGTGTGCTGCTCCGGAGGACGAGTTGCCGCTGATCTACTCAATCGGCAAGGTCATCGTCGGCGTGCCGTTGATGACCGGCTGGCGGCCGACCGTCGAAGGTCTCGAGCACATTCCGAGGAGTGGCGGTGCGATCTTCGCCGGCAACCACCTCTCCGTCGCGGACGAGCTCTTCCTCGGCGCGGTCGTGCCGCGTCACCTGGCCTTCTGGGCCAAGTCCGACTACTTCACCGGCACCGGCGTCAAGGGCTTCCTCAACCGCAAGCTGATGGAGGGCCTCGGCGCCATCCGGGTCGAGCGGGCCGGTGGCCGGGCCGCTCTCACCGCGTTCGACGCCGCCATCCCGGCGCTCAAGGGCGGTGACCTGGTCGCGGTCTACCCCGAGGGCACCCGCTCGCCGGACGGCAGGCTGTACCGCGGACGCACCGGCGTGGCCCGGCTCGCGGTCGCCGCCGGCGTGCCGATCATCCCGGTCGGCATGCTCGGCACCGACAAGGTCCAGCCGATCGGCCAGCTCTACCCGAAGCTGATGCGCGGCGCGGTCACCGTGAAATTCGGCAAGCCGATCGAGACGATCGGCCGCGCCGACGACCGCACCGCGCTGCGCGAGCTCACCGACCAGGTGATGGGCGAGATCCAGAAGATGACCGGCCAGGAGTACGTGCCCCGCTACGCCCCCAAGAAGCCCGACCAGGCCTAGGCAACGGGTCCGGGCCCTAGATCACGGGTTCGAGCACCTCGTCGCGGAGCTGGGCCACCAGGTCGGCGCTCTCCTCGAGCGACCGGCGGGTGAGCAGCACTGTGGCGAGGCTGCCGTGGTCGGCCCAGGTGCACGCCACCACGGCCGTGCCGTCGAGCCGGCCGGTGCCGCACTGCTCGTGCACGCCGAAGATCCCGGTGTCGTAATCGGTCACGTCGGCCAGCTTGAGCTCGTCGGCGAGCCGGTCGAGCTGGGCGCGGGCGTCCGAGCCGGGCGTCAGGCGGAAACCGGTGACGCCGTAGAGCGTGACCCGCTTGCCGTTGCCGTCGGCGTAGACCCCGGCGAACGCGTTGCCCGCCGATCCGGACTGCTGCAGCTGGTCGGCGAGCCGGTCGACGGCCTTGGTCGCGGCCGCGGTGTCGCGCAGGCTCAGGTCCGCGAAGGAGTCCGGCAGGTTCGCGCTGACCGGGAACTGCCGTGCCGCCGGGAACTGGGCGTAGGCGAGCGGCCCGCCGCAGCACAGCACCACGGCGACGATCGTGAGCATGGTGAGCCGGCGCAGCACCCGGCGCACCAGCCCGCGGCGCTTCGGCGGCCGGGCGAGCCACGGCGCCGGCACCTGGTTCCGCGGCGGGGCGAAATCCATCGGCGGGCGACGCTGGACCGGCGGCCGGGACGTCACGGTGGTCTTCGCCGCCGGCCCCTTGCCGTTACCGGGCTTGCGCCATCCACCGCCTGTGAAGAGCGGCTTGCGGGGTGCGAGCGGGGGCAGACCGTTGCCGCCGGCCGGTGGGGGATAGGTGCCCGGCGCGGGCATGCCGAGCCGCGCCTTCTGATCCGCTTCGGCCTTCGCCTTCGCCTCGGCCTCCGCTTTGGCCTTCGCCTTGTCGGCGATCATCTTGGCGATGGCGGCCCGGGCCGCCTCGGCCTTCGCGGCGGCCGCCGCGGCCGCGACCTTGGCGGCTTCGGCTGCCTTCTTCTCCACCACGTCCGCGGCTGCCGACGCGGCGTCCAGCCTCGCGTTCAGCGCGGCCACCCGGTCCGGTCGCCCGTCCGCAGCCGCGGCCTGCGCCGCGTTCTCCGCGGCGCCGGCGGGTGTGGGTCCATCCAGGCGCGTCGGTGGCATCTCCATCGGGGGTACGGGTGAAGCAGGCGCCGAGGGTACGGGTGAAACAGGCGCCGGGGGTACGGGTGAAACAGGCGCCGCCACCGTGGTGTACGCCTCGTCCCACACCTGGGTCGGCTGGTCGGCCCACGGATCGACGGCCGGCATCGTCGGCCACTCGTCGTCCTCGGGGGCACGGCCGGCGCCCGGGATCCGGTCGCGCAGCCGGCTCCACACCGATCGGCGCGGCTCGGCGGCCGGGATCGCTGCCGCGCCGCTCCACCGCGGCGGCATGCTCAGCGTCTTCGGCTCCGCGGCGTCCGCGCCGGCATCGGTCGCAGGGGCGCTGCTCTGCTCGGGCGCGCTGCTCTGCTCGGGCGTGCTGCCCGTCGCCGGCTCGCCGCTCTTCTCCGGCACGCCGACGGGCAGGGTCGCGTCGAGTGGCTGCTCGTCCGCCATTTTTCGATCTCCTCCTGTGCCCCCGGGTGTCGAACTCTTCCCCCAGGTTAGGAGTGGTATGCCAGCGGGACGGGCATGCCGGTTCCGGACGCCGTACGCGAATGCCGGACAACGAGGGCGATGTGCAGAACGCTCCGGAGTCGTATGGTTACCCGGACTTTGTATTTCGCCGGTTCCCTCGACCGGAAAGTGCCAGGAGTCACCCCTCGGAAAGATTCCGCACACCGACCACCCGCTCCGCCCGGAGGGTTTGTTGCGCATGAGCACCACGAACAGGAACGCCGTCACCTTCAGCGGCTCCGAAACCGGCCGGCCCATGGTGTTCGCCCACGGGTACGGCTGCGACCAGAACATGTGGCGGTTCGTCACACCGGCGTTCGCCGACACTCACCGGATCGTGTTGTTCGACCACGTCGGCAACGGCAGATCCGACCTGTCCGCGTACCGGGACGACCGCTACGCCACCCTCGACGGGTACGCCCAGGACATCCTGGAGATCATCCACGAGCACGACCTGCGTGACGTCGTCTTCGTCGGCCACTCGGTCAGCTCGATGATCGGCCTGCTCGCCGCGAACCGTGAGCCGGAACGCTTCGGCGCCCTGGTCATGATCGGCCCGTCCCCGCGGTACATCGACGACGAGACCCAGGGTTACGTCGGCGGGTTCGGCCACTCCGACATCGAGGAGATGCTGGAGTCGCTGGACAGCAACTACCTGGGCTGGTCCAGCGCGATGGCACCGGTGATCATGGGCAACCCGGACCGGCCGGAGCTCGGTGACGAGCTCACCAACAGCTTCTGCCGCACCGACCCGGCGATCGCCAAGAAGTTCGCCCGGGTCACGTTCCTCTCCGACAACCGCGCCGATCTCTCGCAGGCCCGGGTGCCCACGCTGATCCTGCAGTGCTCCGACGACGTCATCGCGCCCACCGTGGTCGGTGAGTACGTCCACAAGCACACTCCGAACAGCACGTTCCTGTCGCTGAACGCGACCGGTCACTGCCCGAACCTCAGTGCTCCACAGGAAACGGTTGACGCGATCAAGTCCTGGTTGTAGACAGCGGGCATGATCGGCGGAGCAGTGGCGTGAGTGAGACTGGTGGGCCGGACGTGACACAAGAGTTGCGACTGCCCTGGGACGACGATCCCGAGGACCTCTACGAGCATGCGCCGTGCGGGTACCTCACGACGCTCCCGGACGGCACGATCGTCCGGGTCAACGAGACGTTCCTGACCTGGACCGGGTACACCCGGGTCGGCCTGATCGGTCACCGACGGTTCCGTGACCTGCTCACGGGCGGTGACAAGATCTATCACGAGACCCATTACGCACCGTTGCTGTCGATGCAGAACGAGGTGCACGAGATAGCTCTCGAGGTGGTCGGTGCGGACGGGCGGCGATTGCCCGTACTGGTGAACTCGGTTCTGGAACGCGGCGCCGGCGGCGCGCCCCGGATCATCCGGACGATGGTCTTCAACGCGACCGAGCGGCGCAGCTACGAGCGGGAGCTGCTCACCGCCCGCCGTGAGGCGGAGGCCTCCGAGCAGCGGGTCCGGGTCCTGCAGCAGATAGTGGCCGACCTGTCCGCCGCGCCGACCGAGGCCGAGGTGGCCGAGGCCGTGGTCCGCGCTCCGGAACCGGCGTTCGAGGCCGCGAGCAGCAGCATCTACCTGGTGGACGAGGACCGCGACCAGCTGATCGCGGTCGCCTCCACGGACCCGACCACCGGCAACTGGGACGACATGCCGCGCTCCTCGCCCCGCGCGGTGGCGGCCGTGGCCCGGCGCGGCGACCTGCACGTGATCGGCACGCTGGCCGAGGCGGACGAGCACTTCCCGGACCTGGCCGAGTCGATGCGGGGCTCCGGCCGCGGGTCGGTGGTGCTGCTGCCGCTCACCACCGGGACCGGCGACGAGCAGGCCCTCACGGTGCTCGGCGTGCTGGCGTTCAGCTTCCGCGAGGAGCGCTCGCTCAGCGACGGCGAACTGCGGGTGATCCGCCTGCTCGGTCAGCAGGCCGGGCAGGCGCTGGACCGGGCCCGGCTCTACGACGACGCCCGCCGCCGGGAGGACCGGGCCGGCTTCCTGGCCGCCGTCACCCGGGCGCTGGACGAGGAGCATCGGCTGCTGCAGCGTGCCCGCCGCCTGGTCGAGCAGGTGGTGCTGGACTTCGCCGACTGGGCCGAGGTGCGCCTGCAGGTCGGCCCGGCCGGGCTGGTGGAGCAGGCCGGAAGCGCGCCGCCGGACGCGGACCGGATCGCCGAACGGGTCGCCGAGGCCACCCGGCTGTGCAAGCCTGTCCACGCGACCGACGGCGACGGGCTCGGCTGCACGGTGCTGCCGCTGACCGCCCGCGGCCGGGTGCTCGGCACGCTCGCGCTGCGGATGGCGCAGAACCGCCGCGGCGCCGAGGCCGAGCGGCAGTTCCTCGACGATCTGGCCGACCGGGCCGGGCTGGGCCTGGAGAACGCCCGGCTCTACGAGCAGGAACGGGCCATCGCCCGGACCCTGCAGCGCAGCCTGCTCGCCGCGGACGTGCCGGGCGGCGACCCGCGGTTCGCCGTCGAGACGTACTACCAGGCCGCCGCGCAGGATCTGGAGGTCGGCGGGGACTGGTTCGACGCGTTCCTGATCAGCCCGACCAAGCTCGCCGTGGTGGTCGGCGACGTGGTCGGCCGGGGCATCGACGCGGCCACCACGATGGGCCAGCTGCGCAGCGCGATCCGGGCGCTCGCGTCGGCCGAGAACGGGCCGGCCCGCCTGCTGGAGCAGCTGGATCGGTTCTGCGAGCGGGTCGACTCGGCCCGGATGGCGACCGTCGTCTACGGCGAGGTCGACCTGCTCAACAGCGAGCTGTCGTACGCGTGCGCCGGCCACCTGCCCCCGCTGCTGCACGAGCCGGCCGGTTCCCCGCAGTACCTGCTGCAGGCCCGCTCCGCGCCGATCGGCTCGCGGGCCGGCGACCGGCACCGCACCGAGCACAAGGTGCGGCTCGCGGCCGGCAGCCGTCTGCTGCTCTACACCGACGGCCTGGTCGAGCGCCGGGGCCGCCCGATCGACAGGGGCTTCGAGATCCTCGCCCGGGAGTACGCGCGACGCCGGGACGCCCCGCTCAAGGGCCTCACCGCCGGGCTCGCCGACACCATGGTGGGCCGTGATCACGGAGACGACGTCTGCCTGCTCTGCCTCACCCTCGGCACCGAGGAACGGCTGGAACGCTCGATCGGCGCCGACCCGCTGCAGATCTCGCTGCTCCGGGCCGACCTGCGCGCCTGGCTGGTCGGTCACGAGGTCGACCAGGAGTGCGTGAACGCGGTGCTGCTGGCCTGCTCGGAGGCGGTGGCGAACGCGATCGAGCACGGTTACCGGGAGGACCCGTTCGGCGTGGTCGACGTGTCCGCCACGGTCAGCGTGGACGCGGTGGAGGTCCGGGTCACCGACCGGGGCAGCTGGCGCGGGCCGGGCAGCGACTTCACCCGCGGCCGGGGACTGCAGCTGATCGAGGAATCGATGGACGAGGTCTTCTTCGACCGAGGCGAGGGGACGACGGTGACCATGCGCCGGCACCGCGGAGGTGTCTCATGACCGACCAGTGGGTGAGTTTCTCCCGCCACGGCGTCGCCGAGCTGGTCCACCTCAAGGGCGAGATCGACCTTGCCAACGCCAACGACATCGGGCGGGCCATCGTGGCGCGCACCACCGACGCGAACGCGGTGCTGATCGACCTCACCGCCGTCTCGTTCCTGGACAGCGCCGGGGTGCGGCTGCTCGATTTCATCGTCGGCGACCTGGACGATCGGGGGAAGCCGATCAAACTGGTGGTCGGCGAGCGCGGGGCCGCACGGATGACCCTGCAGCTCTGCTCCTTCCGGACCGACCTGCTCGCCACCGATCTGGAACGGGCCGCCGAGGAACTGGACCGTTAGTCTCGCGTACCCTGGAGACCCATGAGCGTCAGTTCCGTCTTTCCGCAGCTCGAGCAATTGTTGCCCCGGGTCAGCAAACCGATCCAATACGTGGGCGGCGAGCTCGGCGCCGTCGTCAAGGACTGGGACGCGACGGTCGTCCGCTGGGCGTTGATGTACCCGGACGCCTACGAGGTGGGCCTGCCCAACCAGGGCGTCCAGATCCTCTACGAGGTGCTCAACGAGCAGCCGGACGTGCTGGCCGAGCGGACCTACGCGGTCTGGCCGGACCTCGAGGCGCTGATGAAGGAGAACGGCGTCCCGCAGTTCACCGTCGACGCGCACCGCCCGGTCAAGGCGTTCGACGTCTTCGGCATCTCGTTCGCGACCGAGCTGGGCTACACGAACCTGCTGAGCGCGCTCGACCTGGCCGGCATCCCGCTGAACAGCGCGGACCGCACCGAGGAGCACCCGGTGGTGCTCGCCGGCGGGCACGCCTCGTTCAACCCGGAGCCGATCGCCGACTTCATCGACGCCGCGGTGCTCGGTGACGGCGAGGAGGCGGTCCTCGAGATCACCGGGATCATCCGGGAATGGAAGGCCGAGGGCTGCCCCGGCGGGCGGGACGAGTTGCTGCTGCGCCTCGCGCGGACCGAGAGCATCTACGTTCCCCGTTTCTACGACGTCGACTACCTGCCCGACGGTCGCATCCAGCGCGTCGTGCCGAACCGGCCGGACGTCCCGTTCCGGGTCGCCAAGCGGACCACGATGGACCTGGACGCGTGGCCGTACCCGAAGAAGCCGCTGGTCCCGCTCGCCGAGACGGTCCACGAGCGGTACGCGGTGGAGATCTTCCGGGGTTGCACCCGGGGATGCCGGTTCTGCCAGGCCGGCATGATCACCCGCCCGGTGCGGGAGCGGTCGATCACCACGGTCGGCCAGATGGTCCAGCAGGGCCTGGAGTTCTCCGGCTTCAACGAGGTCGGTCTGCTCTCGCTCTCCAGCGCCGACCACTCCGAGATCGGTGACATGTGCTCCGGTCTCGCCGAGCAGTACGCGGACACCAACGTCTCGCTGTCGCTGCCGTCCACCCGGGTCGACGCGTTCAACATCGACCTGGCGCAGGAGCTGTCCCGCAACGGGCGGCGTACCGGCCTCACCTTCGCGCCGGAGGGCGGCTCGGAGCGGATCCGCAAGGTCATCAACAAGATGGTGACCAAGGAGGACCTGATCCGGACGGTCGTCACGGCGTACTCGAACGGCTGGCGGCAGGTGAAGCTGTACTTCATGTGCGGCCTGCCCAGCGAGACCGACGAGGACGTGCTCGAGATCGCGGACATGGCGCACGAGGTGATCCGGGCCGGCCGGGAGGCCGCCGGCACCAAGGACATCCGCTGCACCGTGTCGATCGGTGGCTTCGTGCCGAAGCCGCACACCCCGTTCCAGTGGGCGAAAATGGACACGCCCGAGGTGATCGACGGCCGCCTCAAGATGCTCAAGCAGGCCATCAACAGCGACCGCTCGCTGGGCCGCGCGATCGGCTTCCGCTACCACGACGGCGAGCCCTCGCTGATCGAAGGCCTGCTGTCCCGCGGCGACCGCCGTGTCGGCCAGGTCATCCGCCGGGTGTGGGAGAAGGGCGGCCGGTTCGACGGCTGGTCAGAGCACTTCTCGTACGCGCGCTGGATCGAGGCCTGCGCCGAGGTGCTCCCGGACTTCGGCGTCGACCTGGACTGGTACACCACTCGCGAGCGCGAGGAGCTCGAGGTTCTGCCCTGGGACCACCTGGACTCCGGTCTGGACAAGGACTGGCTCTGGCAGGACTGGCAGGACTCGATGAGCGAGTTCGAGCAGGACGACTGCCGCTGGACGCCGTGCTTCGACTGCGGTGTCTGCCCGTCGATGGACACCGAGATCCAGATCGGTCCCACCGGCAAGAAGCTTCTTCCCCTGACCCCGGTCAACAACCTGCGGGTCCCCGCTTAGGAGAGAGACATTCCCCCCAAGAACCAGCCGGTCGGCGGTCAAGCCCCGGTCGTGCAGCGGATCCGCCTTCGCTATGCGAAGCGCGGACCGCTGCGTTTCACCTCGCACCGCGACTTCGCTCGCGCCTTCGAGCGCGCCCTGCGGCGTGCCGCGGTTCCCATCGCCTATTCCCAAGGATTCACCCCA is part of the Actinoplanes missouriensis 431 genome and encodes:
- the ileS gene encoding isoleucine--tRNA ligase; the protein is MVESPFTPLPTKVDFGEMDRKVIKWWQANDVFARSLEQTAGGTPWVFYEGPPTANGTPGTHHIEARVFKDLFPRYRTMRGFSVPRRAGWDCHGLPVELAVEKELGLSGKPDIEKVGIAEFNDRCRTSVLRHVDEFEQLSERMGYWIDLKNAYETMSPEYVDSVWWSLKKIHGDGRLVEDFRVAPYCTRDGTTLSDHEVAQGYETVTDPSVYVRFPLKDAVAGQENADLLIWTTTPWTLVSNTAVAAHPEVTYVVARSGGQTFVLAEPLLRKVLGEEAEVFASLPGSALEGLHYERPFDLVDIPDAHRVVLADYVTTEDGTGLVHQAPAFGAEDLAVCRAYGLPLVNPVAPNGRFEDGIELVGGVFFKDADALLIDRLKEQGKLFRHEPFEHAYPHCWRCHTPLMYYAQPSWYIRTTAVRDELMRENEKTTWYPEHIKHGRYGDWLKNNIDWAVSRSRYWGTPLPLWRCENKHVTAIGSRKELGELAGADLSQLDPHRPYVDSITFACPDCGATATRVPEVIDAWYDSGAMPFAQLGYPHVPGSVEQFEKTYPAQYICEAIDQTRGWFYTLMAVGTLVFGRSSYENVVCLGHILAEDGRKMSKHLGNILLPIPLMDTHGADAVRWFMACSGSPWSQRRVGPGPLDEIVRKVLMTYWNTASFFTLYASHAEWNPQNVHPVGERPVLDRWIVGEVHALVAAVDDRMQDYDTAKAGRLLADFIDDLSNWYVRRSRQRFWEGDQDALSTLYECLEILTRLLAPFIPFVTEQVWQQVLRPGTPDAPESVHLATWPTADENLIDAQLSAQVATSRALAESGRAARKASSLRIRQPLSRALVGLPADTVLPQELLDDISDELNVKSLERLDTNNEIIDVHVKPNFRELGKRFGKRTQFVAKAITAADPRELVTAVRDGGVFHLTVDDEQVGVGQDDILVTEVPRTGWVVESQRGVTIALDTDITPELEAEGTARDVVRIVQQCRRDADLDVSDRITLSIAGPEDVLAAVRAHQEFIAHETLAVTVNLVSSLSEGFPGTVGNGREIVVHTLRA
- a CDS encoding lysophospholipid acyltransferase family protein, with the protein product MPLIYSIGKVIVGVPLMTGWRPTVEGLEHIPRSGGAIFAGNHLSVADELFLGAVVPRHLAFWAKSDYFTGTGVKGFLNRKLMEGLGAIRVERAGGRAALTAFDAAIPALKGGDLVAVYPEGTRSPDGRLYRGRTGVARLAVAAGVPIIPVGMLGTDKVQPIGQLYPKLMRGAVTVKFGKPIETIGRADDRTALRELTDQVMGEIQKMTGQEYVPRYAPKKPDQA
- a CDS encoding alpha/beta fold hydrolase, with product MSTTNRNAVTFSGSETGRPMVFAHGYGCDQNMWRFVTPAFADTHRIVLFDHVGNGRSDLSAYRDDRYATLDGYAQDILEIIHEHDLRDVVFVGHSVSSMIGLLAANREPERFGALVMIGPSPRYIDDETQGYVGGFGHSDIEEMLESLDSNYLGWSSAMAPVIMGNPDRPELGDELTNSFCRTDPAIAKKFARVTFLSDNRADLSQARVPTLILQCSDDVIAPTVVGEYVHKHTPNSTFLSLNATGHCPNLSAPQETVDAIKSWL
- a CDS encoding SpoIIE family protein phosphatase, whose protein sequence is MSETGGPDVTQELRLPWDDDPEDLYEHAPCGYLTTLPDGTIVRVNETFLTWTGYTRVGLIGHRRFRDLLTGGDKIYHETHYAPLLSMQNEVHEIALEVVGADGRRLPVLVNSVLERGAGGAPRIIRTMVFNATERRSYERELLTARREAEASEQRVRVLQQIVADLSAAPTEAEVAEAVVRAPEPAFEAASSSIYLVDEDRDQLIAVASTDPTTGNWDDMPRSSPRAVAAVARRGDLHVIGTLAEADEHFPDLAESMRGSGRGSVVLLPLTTGTGDEQALTVLGVLAFSFREERSLSDGELRVIRLLGQQAGQALDRARLYDDARRREDRAGFLAAVTRALDEEHRLLQRARRLVEQVVLDFADWAEVRLQVGPAGLVEQAGSAPPDADRIAERVAEATRLCKPVHATDGDGLGCTVLPLTARGRVLGTLALRMAQNRRGAEAERQFLDDLADRAGLGLENARLYEQERAIARTLQRSLLAADVPGGDPRFAVETYYQAAAQDLEVGGDWFDAFLISPTKLAVVVGDVVGRGIDAATTMGQLRSAIRALASAENGPARLLEQLDRFCERVDSARMATVVYGEVDLLNSELSYACAGHLPPLLHEPAGSPQYLLQARSAPIGSRAGDRHRTEHKVRLAAGSRLLLYTDGLVERRGRPIDRGFEILAREYARRRDAPLKGLTAGLADTMVGRDHGDDVCLLCLTLGTEERLERSIGADPLQISLLRADLRAWLVGHEVDQECVNAVLLACSEAVANAIEHGYREDPFGVVDVSATVSVDAVEVRVTDRGSWRGPGSDFTRGRGLQLIEESMDEVFFDRGEGTTVTMRRHRGGVS
- a CDS encoding STAS domain-containing protein yields the protein MTDQWVSFSRHGVAELVHLKGEIDLANANDIGRAIVARTTDANAVLIDLTAVSFLDSAGVRLLDFIVGDLDDRGKPIKLVVGERGAARMTLQLCSFRTDLLATDLERAAEELDR
- a CDS encoding TIGR03960 family B12-binding radical SAM protein, encoding MSVSSVFPQLEQLLPRVSKPIQYVGGELGAVVKDWDATVVRWALMYPDAYEVGLPNQGVQILYEVLNEQPDVLAERTYAVWPDLEALMKENGVPQFTVDAHRPVKAFDVFGISFATELGYTNLLSALDLAGIPLNSADRTEEHPVVLAGGHASFNPEPIADFIDAAVLGDGEEAVLEITGIIREWKAEGCPGGRDELLLRLARTESIYVPRFYDVDYLPDGRIQRVVPNRPDVPFRVAKRTTMDLDAWPYPKKPLVPLAETVHERYAVEIFRGCTRGCRFCQAGMITRPVRERSITTVGQMVQQGLEFSGFNEVGLLSLSSADHSEIGDMCSGLAEQYADTNVSLSLPSTRVDAFNIDLAQELSRNGRRTGLTFAPEGGSERIRKVINKMVTKEDLIRTVVTAYSNGWRQVKLYFMCGLPSETDEDVLEIADMAHEVIRAGREAAGTKDIRCTVSIGGFVPKPHTPFQWAKMDTPEVIDGRLKMLKQAINSDRSLGRAIGFRYHDGEPSLIEGLLSRGDRRVGQVIRRVWEKGGRFDGWSEHFSYARWIEACAEVLPDFGVDLDWYTTREREELEVLPWDHLDSGLDKDWLWQDWQDSMSEFEQDDCRWTPCFDCGVCPSMDTEIQIGPTGKKLLPLTPVNNLRVPA